One genomic window of Magnetovibrio sp. PR-2 includes the following:
- a CDS encoding DUF302 domain-containing protein yields MDFIRNIFAIIGVLACVAGITAAPHAMKIKGAFDTFDEKAMDTYLEMFTSILETGNAAEATVWKAQVSEDLTAEDVEETIKFVANEHNIQNVGELPLYRQVQAMSGKEYRYVKIYMFCNAMTAAMMLDYSDAYSAYLPCRLSVVEDKEGRLWIYTLNMDPMIHGGKPLPAELKAEAEKVKMIMQDVLKRGSEGDF; encoded by the coding sequence ATGGATTTCATTCGCAATATTTTCGCCATTATCGGGGTGTTGGCCTGTGTTGCCGGCATCACGGCGGCCCCGCACGCCATGAAAATCAAAGGTGCCTTTGACACGTTTGATGAAAAGGCGATGGACACCTACTTGGAAATGTTTACCTCGATTTTGGAAACGGGCAATGCGGCTGAAGCGACAGTGTGGAAAGCACAGGTCAGCGAAGACCTGACCGCTGAAGACGTGGAAGAAACCATCAAGTTCGTCGCCAACGAACACAACATTCAAAACGTTGGTGAATTGCCCCTATATCGTCAAGTTCAAGCGATGAGTGGCAAGGAATACCGCTACGTCAAAATCTACATGTTCTGCAACGCCATGACGGCGGCGATGATGTTGGATTACTCGGACGCGTATTCGGCCTACCTGCCGTGCCGCTTGTCGGTTGTCGAAGACAAAGAAGGCCGTCTTTGGATCTACACTTTGAATATGGACCCGATGATCCATGGCGGTAAACCGTTGCCGGCGGAACTCAAAGCAGAGGCCGAGAAGGTCAAAATGATCATGCAAGACGTTCTTAAGCGTGGTTCTGAAGGCGACTTCTAA
- a CDS encoding dynamin family protein, which produces MFFNRPSTTLTERLNNLEKHLAEEHPDLLSVLPTYMKLDKVLYRLGLLTADESLATRITWWPLISVLGTFSSGKSTFINHTLGKVLQRTGNQAVDDKFTVMCYAAHENSRTLPGSALNHDPRFPFFGIGEEIEKVAEGEGRRIDTYLQLKTADTDVLKGRTLIDSPGFDADDQRRSTLRLTDHIIDISDLVLIFFDARHPEPGAMQDTLTHLVSKATGRADSTKFMYVLNQIDTTAREDNPEEVVSAWQRALAQAGVASGRFLCIYNEDAAVHIEDTALRERYQRKRNEDMAEISRRMNEVEVERGYRVVSALEDVSRQVETEAVPMIEEAVAKWRKFVMVGDVLGIVVAAGLVWAALHFLGMETLQGAFDAVNGYIVSMIAVAAAIGVLGWSWHFTMRKLMTKWIAPALPDRYGEHELNIQNGFRKSTRVWRSAFTKGVSGWGKGTKRMLSEIIGAIEGHIQRLNDEHTDPSGRKAMRVELESQIRETEDKAEEEPVAETLVATSTEQVLAPSADQKVASN; this is translated from the coding sequence ATGTTTTTCAATCGCCCCAGTACGACTTTGACGGAACGTTTAAACAATCTGGAGAAGCATCTTGCAGAAGAGCATCCGGATCTGTTGAGTGTTTTGCCGACGTACATGAAGTTGGACAAAGTGCTCTACCGTTTAGGGTTGCTGACGGCGGATGAAAGCTTGGCCACGCGCATCACCTGGTGGCCGCTGATCAGCGTGTTGGGCACGTTCTCCTCTGGTAAATCGACTTTCATCAATCACACGCTGGGCAAAGTCCTGCAGCGCACCGGCAACCAAGCGGTGGACGATAAGTTCACAGTGATGTGTTACGCGGCGCATGAAAATTCGCGCACGCTGCCGGGCTCGGCACTGAACCACGATCCGCGTTTTCCGTTCTTCGGCATTGGCGAAGAAATTGAAAAAGTGGCCGAGGGCGAAGGGCGGCGGATCGACACGTATCTGCAGCTTAAAACCGCTGACACCGATGTTTTGAAAGGCCGCACGCTGATCGATTCCCCCGGTTTCGATGCGGATGACCAGCGGCGCTCGACCCTGCGGTTGACAGATCACATCATCGATATTTCGGACTTGGTTTTGATCTTCTTCGATGCCCGCCATCCCGAACCGGGCGCGATGCAAGATACATTGACGCACTTGGTGTCCAAAGCTACGGGACGAGCAGATTCAACCAAATTCATGTACGTGTTGAACCAAATCGACACCACCGCCCGCGAAGACAATCCCGAAGAAGTCGTCTCCGCATGGCAGCGTGCCTTGGCTCAGGCGGGGGTGGCGAGCGGTCGGTTCTTGTGCATCTACAACGAAGACGCTGCGGTTCACATCGAAGACACAGCGTTGCGTGAACGTTATCAGCGCAAACGCAATGAAGATATGGCTGAAATTTCGCGCCGTATGAACGAGGTTGAAGTGGAACGCGGCTATCGCGTCGTTAGCGCCTTGGAAGACGTCTCGCGCCAAGTCGAAACCGAAGCTGTGCCCATGATCGAAGAGGCCGTGGCCAAGTGGCGTAAGTTCGTTATGGTCGGCGATGTTCTCGGTATTGTCGTTGCCGCTGGCTTGGTTTGGGCGGCCTTGCATTTCTTAGGTATGGAAACCCTTCAAGGCGCGTTCGATGCCGTTAACGGCTACATCGTGTCGATGATTGCGGTGGCTGCTGCCATCGGCGTTCTCGGGTGGTCGTGGCATTTCACCATGCGCAAGTTAATGACCAAATGGATTGCGCCTGCGTTGCCCGATCGCTATGGCGAACATGAGCTCAATATCCAAAATGGCTTTCGCAAAAGCACGCGCGTGTGGCGCAGCGCCTTTACGAAGGGTGTATCCGGTTGGGGCAAAGGCACGAAACGGATGCTGTCGGAAATCATCGGTGCTATTGAGGGCCACATTCAACGCCTAAACGATGAGCACACCGACCCGTCTGGTCGCAAAGCCATGCGTGTTGAATTGGAATCACAAATTCGGGAAACGGAAGACAAAGCTGAGGAAGAACCCGTAGCAGAAACACTCGTCGCAACCTCTACCGAGCAAGTACTGGCTCCGTCGGCAGATCAAAAAGTTGCGTCAAATTAA
- a CDS encoding DUF2478 domain-containing protein, protein MSSVEQSEPVVVGVVYERGEPIRDVMKGFVDSLQAQGLNVHGILQEQPGDIDVPAESCGVDAIDINTRDKVELVRPTQYELDNKICSLDLSRLAEAAQILRRAIAEGADIVVVEKFGKHEKDGGGISDDLMAVIAEPIPTVVSVPKNELKSWNAFTGGMDVQLTCDLQALQSWWETARS, encoded by the coding sequence ATGAGCAGTGTTGAACAGTCAGAGCCAGTTGTCGTCGGTGTCGTGTACGAACGCGGCGAGCCCATTCGGGACGTCATGAAGGGCTTCGTCGACAGCCTGCAAGCCCAAGGCCTGAACGTACACGGTATCTTGCAAGAGCAACCCGGCGACATTGATGTGCCGGCGGAAAGTTGTGGGGTGGACGCGATTGACATCAACACACGCGACAAAGTCGAACTGGTCCGCCCAACCCAATACGAACTGGACAACAAAATCTGCAGCCTGGACTTGTCGCGTTTGGCTGAGGCTGCGCAAATTTTGCGCCGCGCCATAGCCGAAGGTGCAGACATCGTCGTGGTGGAAAAATTCGGCAAGCATGAAAAGGACGGCGGCGGCATTTCCGACGACTTAATGGCCGTCATCGCCGAGCCGATTCCCACTGTGGTCTCCGTGCCTAAGAACGAGCTTAAATCCTGGAATGCCTTTACGGGCGGCATGGATGTACAATTAACGTGCGACTTACAAGCCCTTCAAAGTTGGTGGGAAACGGCACGTTCGTAA
- a CDS encoding fumarylacetoacetate hydrolase family protein: MKLLRFGPKGSEKPGRLDGDGNIRDLSALISDIDGACLSDAALAKLADVKDEGLPLISDDVRIGPCVTGVGKMMAIGLNFSDHAKETGMEPPAAPVLFTKYTSAINGPNDDVVLPRGSQKADWEVELGVVMGKAAKYVSQAEALDCVAGYTVVNDVSERSFQLEGTGQWVKGKSCDTFAPLGPWLVTRDEIADPQDLNMWLDVNGEARQRGNTQTMIFSVAHIISFLSNHFTLHPGDVICTGTPPGVGMGMKPQQFLKDGDVMRLGIDGLGEQNQAVRTDD; encoded by the coding sequence ATGAAACTTTTACGCTTTGGCCCTAAGGGCTCTGAAAAACCGGGACGGCTGGACGGGGATGGAAACATTCGCGATCTGTCGGCTCTGATCTCCGATATCGATGGGGCTTGTCTATCCGACGCTGCATTGGCAAAGCTTGCAGATGTCAAAGACGAAGGCTTGCCTTTGATCAGTGACGATGTCCGTATCGGTCCGTGTGTGACGGGTGTGGGTAAGATGATGGCCATCGGTTTGAACTTTTCCGACCATGCCAAAGAAACGGGGATGGAACCACCTGCAGCTCCCGTGCTCTTCACCAAATACACGTCTGCTATTAATGGCCCCAACGATGATGTCGTGTTGCCGCGTGGATCACAGAAAGCGGATTGGGAAGTTGAACTTGGCGTCGTTATGGGCAAAGCGGCCAAGTATGTATCCCAAGCCGAAGCCTTGGATTGTGTCGCGGGCTACACCGTGGTTAACGATGTCTCTGAGCGCTCCTTCCAACTGGAAGGCACAGGGCAGTGGGTGAAGGGCAAGTCGTGCGATACCTTTGCCCCATTGGGCCCTTGGCTGGTGACCCGTGACGAGATCGCCGACCCGCAAGATTTGAACATGTGGTTGGACGTGAACGGCGAAGCGCGACAACGCGGCAACACGCAAACCATGATCTTTTCGGTTGCGCACATCATCAGCTTCTTGTCGAACCACTTCACCCTGCATCCGGGCGATGTGATTTGTACCGGCACACCTCCCGGTGTCGGCATGGGCATGAAGCCACAGCAGTTCTTGAAAGACGGCGACGTGATGCGCTTGGGCATCGATGGTTTGGGTGAGCAAAACCAAGCCGTGCGCACCGACGATTAG
- a CDS encoding NAD(P)-dependent oxidoreductase: MEQHNTIGLIGCGLMGHGLAKNLLKAGQNLTIFDHPANQSCDDLVEAGAVLSAEMADVVSDKDAVILVLPGSPEVETVVTADGGFLSLISPNTLVIDATTAQPEDTLVIAGLIQGKGARYVDAPMTRPPKEAEEGCLNVLVGGSKEDVAHAKPYIDTYAENIYHGGPVSAGHRLKLLHNFVSIGQAVIIAEAVAAANRGGVQLDVLTDVLATGGAGGVALDRMRPFIEDSDSSAFRFALKNASKDLDYYTDMASALNAQSNTAKAVSYVLKKALEHQPDAVMPELIDIFKD; this comes from the coding sequence GTGGAGCAACACAACACAATCGGCCTGATCGGCTGCGGCCTGATGGGCCATGGGCTTGCGAAAAACCTCCTGAAAGCCGGTCAGAACCTGACCATATTCGATCACCCCGCCAACCAATCGTGCGATGATTTGGTGGAAGCCGGTGCCGTTTTAAGTGCCGAGATGGCGGACGTGGTCTCAGACAAAGATGCTGTGATTTTGGTTTTGCCGGGGTCGCCCGAAGTCGAAACTGTGGTCACCGCGGACGGTGGGTTCTTATCCTTGATTTCACCAAACACATTGGTGATTGATGCGACAACGGCACAGCCGGAAGATACGTTGGTTATCGCCGGTCTGATCCAAGGCAAAGGCGCGCGCTATGTCGACGCCCCCATGACCCGCCCCCCCAAAGAAGCCGAAGAAGGGTGTCTCAATGTCCTGGTCGGCGGTTCGAAAGAAGACGTCGCGCACGCCAAGCCTTATATCGATACGTACGCTGAAAACATCTATCACGGCGGCCCTGTATCGGCAGGACACCGCTTAAAGCTGCTGCACAACTTTGTGTCCATCGGTCAGGCCGTCATCATTGCCGAAGCCGTCGCTGCGGCCAACCGGGGTGGTGTTCAATTGGACGTGTTGACGGACGTTCTTGCGACCGGTGGAGCGGGCGGGGTGGCACTGGACCGTATGCGCCCGTTTATTGAAGACAGCGACAGCTCCGCCTTTCGCTTTGCCCTCAAAAATGCTTCCAAAGATTTAGATTACTACACCGACATGGCAAGCGCGTTAAACGCACAGTCAAACACCGCCAAGGCGGTCAGCTACGTGCTGAAAAAAGCGTTGGAACACCAACCCGACGCGGTCATGCCAGAACTGATCGATATCTTTAAAGACTAG
- a CDS encoding LysE family translocator, which yields MVLIDWALPIVAFCASSTFTPGPNNVMVTASGANFGFRRSIPHILGIAIGFGVMNMCVGLGLGGVFVAYPELHVVLKYASIAYLTYLAWKIARSSRAGKEEEKGKPFTFFQAAAFQWVNPKAWVIAIGAVSTFTTVGGDLLFEVMVISIIFILVTFPSASTWAVFGLMIGRFLQTPGRLRAFNWTMAGILMLSLLPATGLLDY from the coding sequence ATGGTGCTCATTGATTGGGCTTTGCCGATTGTCGCGTTTTGTGCGTCCTCGACGTTCACGCCGGGGCCTAACAATGTCATGGTCACGGCTAGTGGTGCAAACTTTGGGTTCCGCCGCTCGATCCCTCATATCCTTGGCATCGCCATCGGTTTTGGTGTGATGAACATGTGTGTAGGGTTGGGGCTTGGGGGTGTGTTTGTGGCCTATCCGGAACTTCATGTGGTCCTAAAATATGCGAGCATTGCTTACCTCACATATTTAGCGTGGAAAATCGCGAGGTCCAGCCGTGCGGGGAAAGAAGAAGAAAAGGGCAAGCCCTTTACCTTTTTCCAAGCCGCAGCTTTTCAGTGGGTGAACCCCAAAGCCTGGGTCATTGCCATCGGTGCCGTGTCGACGTTCACCACGGTCGGCGGCGACTTACTGTTCGAAGTGATGGTGATTTCGATCATCTTCATACTGGTGACTTTTCCCAGTGCCAGCACATGGGCGGTGTTCGGCCTGATGATTGGACGCTTTTTGCAAACCCCAGGGCGCTTGCGTGCGTTCAATTGGACAATGGCAGGGATATTGATGCTGTCTCTTCTGCCCGCAACAGGGTTGCTGGATTATTGA
- a CDS encoding TolC family outer membrane protein, producing MAFQSSKLAQSLSTLTVLAVLGPVVLAPEGAQARPIEEELRVLIDRHPKIRESENTLESRRATIRESEAGYYPTVNIAGEIGPQTVDTASTRSDEANESDPWRGVLNSATLTVTQPIFDGFATSATVRIAEVNHEIAQLTLEGTRQNTLFEGVRAYVDVLRQRRLVEMAADNERTIQRQLNLEDERVRRGSGVTVDVLQAKSRLQIAKERRVGFEGALLNAVSTYEQVFGHPPNLPTMLDPTPPAQVIPSSLERSVDIALAENPSLIGGSLNVELAHEQRRSSNSGFYPSLDLTGTANYEKKNNATNGIRRDYSVIMSASWDVFSGGSTLAGREASEFDYRAQMNNYEYTSTKVIEQVRLSWQSLVTSRERKELLGNAVNIAAEVFDSRKKLRDAGKETVINVLDAENEVNNAQINYATSSYDERVAIYQLLLSMGRMKPQYIVSQ from the coding sequence GGCCGTTTTGGGACCGGTTGTGCTTGCCCCTGAAGGTGCTCAGGCGCGCCCGATTGAAGAAGAGCTCCGCGTCTTAATCGACCGCCACCCCAAGATCAGAGAATCGGAAAACACGCTGGAGTCGCGCCGCGCGACCATCCGCGAAAGCGAAGCGGGCTATTATCCGACCGTGAACATCGCCGGTGAGATCGGGCCGCAAACCGTCGACACCGCCTCTACCCGCTCCGACGAAGCCAACGAAAGCGATCCGTGGCGTGGTGTTTTGAACTCGGCCACCTTGACGGTGACCCAGCCTATTTTCGACGGTTTTGCCACCTCCGCTACCGTGCGCATTGCCGAAGTCAATCACGAGATTGCTCAACTGACCCTGGAAGGCACGCGCCAAAACACCTTGTTCGAAGGTGTGCGGGCCTATGTTGATGTGCTGCGCCAACGCCGACTGGTGGAAATGGCTGCCGACAACGAACGCACCATTCAACGTCAGCTGAACCTGGAAGACGAACGCGTGCGCCGGGGTTCCGGTGTGACGGTTGACGTATTGCAGGCCAAATCCCGTCTGCAAATCGCAAAGGAACGCCGTGTCGGCTTCGAAGGTGCACTTCTGAACGCCGTCAGCACCTATGAACAGGTTTTCGGACATCCGCCAAACTTGCCCACCATGCTGGACCCGACCCCCCCGGCCCAAGTCATTCCATCCTCACTGGAACGCTCGGTTGATATCGCTTTGGCGGAAAATCCGTCTTTGATCGGCGGCAGCCTAAACGTTGAATTGGCACACGAACAACGCCGCAGTTCCAACAGCGGATTTTATCCCAGCCTGGATTTAACCGGCACAGCCAACTACGAAAAGAAAAACAACGCCACCAATGGCATCCGGCGCGACTATTCCGTCATCATGTCGGCCAGCTGGGACGTTTTCTCGGGCGGTTCGACCCTGGCTGGACGCGAAGCCAGCGAATTTGACTACCGCGCCCAGATGAACAACTACGAATACACCTCGACCAAAGTGATCGAGCAGGTGCGCTTATCCTGGCAGTCTCTGGTCACGTCGCGCGAACGCAAAGAACTCTTGGGCAACGCCGTTAACATCGCTGCTGAAGTGTTCGACAGCCGCAAAAAGCTGCGCGACGCGGGTAAAGAAACCGTGATCAACGTGCTGGACGCTGAAAATGAAGTCAACAACGCCCAGATCAACTACGCCACGTCCAGCTATGACGAACGCGTGGCGATCTATCAGCTTCTGCTGTCCATGGGCCGCATGAAGCCGCAGTACATCGTCTCTCAATAA